One genomic window of Camelina sativa cultivar DH55 chromosome 5, Cs, whole genome shotgun sequence includes the following:
- the LOC104788733 gene encoding probably inactive receptor-like protein kinase At2g46850, which yields MPPLFLPSSSSSSALFLLLLLLLTLQTLTSISLSQPDTLRSPEKCGDFSVSFPFHLLSSSSSVAFRLSCTNSSTLYLHINHQSYRIIEFFADGLLVDFPSSPSCRQFNDLRSFPFSANQFFSISLENVIGLYDCEDSSLCKAGCETNDLIGCDGREEDETSGGDIGCCYPLSDHSAWSAGDDFSVFSRYGCRGFSSWVVPRGTNRGKRGVKLEWGIPRNSSEAICDREARTVNATAIEGSVRCVCRDGFVGDGFVHGTGCLKSCYKDGKELYGDKCEIKKHKGKKLTVLAGVLAPLFILGSLLALFCLLKRPVTTHTDQQFDISTATTTTSVSFRKGYNKTRLFTYRELEEATKGFQDSHKLTQGKTGTIY from the exons AtgcctcctctgtttcttccttcttcttcttcttcctctgctctgtttctacttcttctcctcctcttaaCTCTCCAAACCCTAacctcaatctctctctctcagccgGACACTCTCCGTTCACCGGAAAAGTGCGGAGACTTCTCAGTCTCCTTCCCTTTCCACCTCTTATCCTCCTCCTCGTCCGTCGCTTTTCGACTCTCCTGCACAAACTCCTCCACTCTATATCTTCATATAAACCACCAAAGTTACCGGATCATCGAGTTCTTCGCAGACGGTCTCCTCGTAGACTtcccttcatctccttcttgTCGCCAATTCAACGACTTACGATCTTTCCCTTTCTCCGCAAACCagttcttctccatctctttagAAAACGTGATCGGTCTTTACGACTGTGAAGATTCTTCTCTCTGTAAAGCCGGCTGCGAAACCAACGATCTCATTGGTTGTGacggaagagaagaagacgaaaccTCCGGTGGAGATATCGGTTGTTGCTACCCTCTGTCTGATCACAGCGCGTGGAGTGCAGGtgatgatttctctgtttttagtaGATATGGATGCAGAGGATTCTCTTCGTGGGTTGTTCCAAGAGGGACCAATAGAGGTAAACGAGGAGTTAAATTAGAGTGGGGGATTCCGAGAAACTCTTCGGAAGCTATTTGCGATCGTGAGGCTCGAACAGTTAACGCTACGGCTATTGAAGGAAGTGTTCGATGTGTGTGCCGTGATGGCTTCGTTGGCGATGGCTTCGTCCATGGAACCGGTTGCTTAAAAT CTTGTTACAAAGACGGTAAGGAATTATATGGAGACAAATGTGAGATCAAGAAACACAAGGGGAAGAAACTCACCGTTTTAGCCG gagTTTTAGCTCCTCTGTTCATACTGGGATCACTGTTAGCTCTCTTCTGCCTTCTTAAACGTCCTGTAACAACTCATACAGATCAACAGTTCGATATCTCTACAgcaactactactactagtgtTTCGTTTCGCAAAGGTTACAACAAGACTCGTCTCTTCACATACCGTGAGCTAGAAGAAGCCACCAAAGGGTTTCAAGATTCACATAAACTCACACAAGGCAAAACCGGAACTATCTAC